A region of the Halosolutus amylolyticus genome:
ATCACGAACTCGCGTGGTTCCCCGCTGGCCAGCGCAACAGGGCCCCCTCGGTCGCGGCGGACTGAACGCGGATTCGTTCGGCAGTTCTGTACCGGCAGTATCGAGTCCCCGACCGGTTGTCGTTCCTGAACGATCAGATACTTGTTTTTCCCCGACGATTTCGTCCCATGAGCGACAGGGACTGGAACCGGATCGCGACGCGGTGCGGGATCGCGGCACCGATCGTCGCCCTCGGGGCGGTCGTCCTCGCGACGATCGTTGCCTCGCCGGAGACGTTCACGTGGCGCGGCCGGGCGCTCTCGGACATGGGCCGGTACGGTGCGGAGACGTTCGCGCTGTTCAACGGCGGGTTGATCGTCGGCGGACTGCTCGGCCTGCCGTTCGCGTGGCGCCTCTGGCAGACCAGCCGCGGCGTCGTCGAGCGCGTCGGCGTCGCCCTGCTCGTCGTCGCGGTCGCCGGACTGATCGGCGTCGGCGTCTTCTTTCTCGATCACACGGCGGTCTACCTCGAGACCGAACGCCACTTCCTGGCGGCGCTGACGTTCTTCGGCGTGGCCCCGATCGCCCAGTGGGTCTACGGGACGGGGCAGGTCCTCGCGGACGATCGGCGGGGCGGGCTCGTCTCGATCTGGCTCGGGATCGCCCACCCGATCGCGTGGCTCGGGTGGTTACTCTATCGCGCCGGTTCGGCCGATCCGTGGGCGTGGTTCGCCGTCCCCGAGTTCGTCGCCGCGCTCGCGTTCGGCGGCTGGATCCTCGTGGTCGCGGTCGATCGGCCGTCGGCGGTCCCGGGCGGCCCGATACCGTCCCGTTGAGCACGTGACGCCGGCTTTGCGATCGATCGGCACACAACGCTTAAACCGAAACCCTCCCTATACGCGTCCATGCATAAAGACGAACTCCTCGAGCTCCACGAAGAACTCGTCGTGATCATGGAGTACTTCTCTGAGCGCGAGGAGGTCGACGAAGAGCTGTTCGACCCCTACCGGGAGCTCGACGTCGATCCCTCGCACGTTCACAAGTCGAAGAGTGAACACAAACACGCCGTCTTCGTGCTCGGCAACGCGCTGGCGAAGGCGATGAGCGAGGACGAGTTCTCGAGCGCGGGTCGGATCGGCAAGCGGATGAAAGAACTCGCCGAGGACGCCGAATCGAAAATCTAGGCGTCCCGGAGTGTTAGGCAAACGGGATATCTAGGCGAAACGTATTTGGTGCGGTTCCCGCTTGTTGGCGTATGGACTCGCGCACGCAAGAGCGCGTCGAACGATGGGACTCTCGTCCGTTCAGTGGCGGTTACGACGGTCTCTCTGA
Encoded here:
- a CDS encoding DUF998 domain-containing protein, encoding MSDRDWNRIATRCGIAAPIVALGAVVLATIVASPETFTWRGRALSDMGRYGAETFALFNGGLIVGGLLGLPFAWRLWQTSRGVVERVGVALLVVAVAGLIGVGVFFLDHTAVYLETERHFLAALTFFGVAPIAQWVYGTGQVLADDRRGGLVSIWLGIAHPIAWLGWLLYRAGSADPWAWFAVPEFVAALAFGGWILVVAVDRPSAVPGGPIPSR
- a CDS encoding UPF0058 family protein, coding for MHKDELLELHEELVVIMEYFSEREEVDEELFDPYRELDVDPSHVHKSKSEHKHAVFVLGNALAKAMSEDEFSSAGRIGKRMKELAEDAESKI